A genomic region of Miscanthus floridulus cultivar M001 chromosome 3, ASM1932011v1, whole genome shotgun sequence contains the following coding sequences:
- the LOC136543612 gene encoding putative cyclin-dependent kinase F-2 — MRYCSPHQLNGLRCYCPAEDIWALGCVMAELLAGEPLFTADTQEDLLDETVDLTDDLVEFGAEAEAFDGVLEEVSLAGRELLAGLLAFDSSERPTAADALKHRWFAENDAVKAKSRVVAISTVPLSSGLCSEDAAVF, encoded by the exons ATGCGGTACTGCTCGCCGCACCAGCTGAACGGCCTCCGCTGCTACTGCCCGGCGGAGGACATCTGGGCGCTCGGGTGCGTCATGGCCGAGCTCCTCGCCGGCGAGCCCCTGTTCACGGCGGATACCCAGGAGGACTTGCTCGATGAGACGGTCGACCTGACAGACGACCTTGTCGAATTTGGAGCGGAGGCGGAGGCATTCGACGGCGTGCTGGAGGAGGTGTCGCTCGCCGGGCGTGAGCTGCTTGCTGGGCTGCTGGCCTTCGACTCCTCGGAGAGGCCCACCGCGGCCGACGCTCTCAAACACCGCTGGTTCGCCGAGAACGACGCAGTCAAAGCAAAGTCTCGAGTT GTTGCTATATCAACTGTACCACTATCAAGTGGTTTGTGTTCTGAAGATGCTGCAGTCTTCTAG